Proteins co-encoded in one Desulfoplanes formicivorans genomic window:
- a CDS encoding SulP family inorganic anion transporter: MIAVVSKVFPCVNWFKGYSMGKFKLDMVAGLTVALVLIPQSMAYAQLAGMPAYYGLYASFLPPMIAALFGSSRQLATGPVAVVSLMTAASLEPLATAGSEAFIAYAILLALSVGLFQLLLGVLRLGLVVNFLSHPVVNGFTNAAAIIIATSQFSKLFGVYVDKASHHYETIWRVCKAAVHYTHWPTLAMAVLAFGIMYGLKKINPRIPNVLVAVVVTTLLSWMLGFQHDYTGRVDQIMAPEVRTHIDAFNQAVAANAAYGKKRAQLTAELVAIKEQSGVRSIDYLDKQHEIDIVSAQIEKAKSQAHLYREQIRNALFAGVKQPEGSLLFYLRDQVPAGMQDDGRTWRVKVGNALLDDDAIRFMGGGAVVGVVPRGLPTMSIPSISLGTILTLLPFAAIISLLGFMEAISIAKAMAAKTGQRLDPNQELIGQGLANIIGAFGKSYPVSGSFSRSAVNLQAGAVTGFSSVVTSLTVVIALLFFTPLLYHLPQAVLAAVIMMAVIGLINVSGFIHAWKAQWYDGAISIFTFVCTLVFAPHLDKGIMIGVILSLGVFLYKSMRPKVAKLAMGKDSSLQCVDTSVLDECKYIATIRFDGPLFFANASYLEDQVTEIMRSMPHLRHIHISASGINEMDASGEEALSLLVERVRSTGRGISFSGVKERVLDVMKRTHLLEKIGEENIYSTLEGAIKGLYNSVHPHDEDGCACPLVSYIPRNGDRQTKQPA; encoded by the coding sequence ATGATTGCTGTCGTATCCAAGGTCTTTCCCTGTGTGAATTGGTTCAAGGGATATTCCATGGGCAAGTTCAAGCTGGACATGGTCGCAGGCCTGACCGTGGCCCTGGTTCTTATCCCTCAGTCAATGGCCTATGCCCAGCTGGCCGGGATGCCCGCATATTATGGTTTGTATGCATCCTTTTTACCCCCCATGATCGCGGCCCTGTTCGGATCAAGTCGTCAGCTGGCAACAGGACCGGTGGCGGTTGTATCCCTGATGACGGCCGCTTCCCTGGAACCCCTGGCCACGGCCGGAAGCGAGGCGTTCATTGCCTACGCCATTTTACTGGCTTTAAGCGTGGGGCTTTTCCAGCTGCTTCTGGGCGTGCTCCGTTTGGGGTTGGTGGTCAATTTTCTTTCGCATCCGGTTGTCAACGGGTTTACCAATGCTGCGGCCATCATCATTGCCACATCCCAGTTTTCCAAACTGTTTGGCGTGTACGTGGACAAGGCCTCGCATCATTATGAAACCATTTGGCGGGTCTGCAAGGCTGCTGTCCATTACACCCATTGGCCCACCCTGGCCATGGCCGTGCTGGCTTTCGGGATCATGTACGGTCTCAAGAAAATCAATCCCAGAATCCCCAACGTGCTGGTGGCCGTAGTGGTGACCACCCTGCTTTCCTGGATGCTCGGGTTTCAGCATGATTACACGGGACGCGTGGATCAGATCATGGCTCCGGAGGTGCGAACCCATATTGATGCCTTTAATCAGGCTGTTGCAGCCAATGCTGCATACGGCAAAAAGCGGGCCCAGCTTACGGCGGAGCTCGTTGCCATCAAGGAACAGAGCGGCGTTCGATCCATTGACTATCTGGACAAGCAGCATGAGATCGACATTGTGAGCGCCCAAATCGAAAAGGCCAAATCCCAGGCCCATTTGTATCGGGAACAGATTCGCAATGCGTTGTTCGCCGGGGTAAAACAGCCCGAAGGCTCCCTGCTTTTCTATCTCCGGGACCAGGTCCCGGCCGGGATGCAGGACGATGGCCGGACCTGGAGGGTCAAGGTCGGCAATGCCCTGCTCGACGATGATGCCATCCGGTTCATGGGGGGGGGCGCGGTTGTGGGTGTTGTTCCCCGCGGGCTGCCGACCATGAGCATCCCCTCCATTTCCCTGGGCACCATCCTGACCCTGCTTCCGTTTGCTGCCATCATCTCCCTGCTCGGGTTCATGGAGGCCATTTCCATTGCCAAGGCCATGGCCGCCAAAACAGGTCAGCGTCTGGACCCCAACCAGGAACTCATTGGTCAGGGCCTGGCCAACATCATCGGCGCCTTTGGCAAAAGCTATCCGGTTTCCGGATCTTTTTCCCGTTCGGCCGTCAATCTCCAGGCCGGGGCCGTGACCGGATTTTCAAGCGTTGTCACCAGCCTGACCGTTGTCATCGCCCTGCTCTTTTTCACCCCGCTTCTCTACCATCTCCCCCAGGCCGTGCTGGCTGCAGTCATCATGATGGCGGTCATTGGCCTGATCAATGTTTCCGGTTTCATTCATGCCTGGAAGGCCCAGTGGTATGACGGGGCCATCTCCATTTTCACCTTTGTGTGCACCCTGGTTTTTGCCCCCCATCTGGACAAGGGCATCATGATCGGGGTGATCCTTTCCCTTGGCGTGTTCCTGTACAAGAGCATGCGGCCCAAGGTGGCCAAGCTGGCCATGGGCAAGGATTCCTCCCTGCAATGCGTGGACACTTCGGTTCTTGACGAATGCAAATACATCGCCACCATCCGGTTTGATGGACCGCTGTTTTTTGCCAATGCCAGCTATCTTGAAGATCAGGTCACGGAAATCATGCGTTCCATGCCCCATCTTCGGCATATTCACATATCGGCCAGCGGAATCAACGAAATGGACGCATCAGGTGAAGAAGCCCTGTCCCTTCTGGTGGAACGTGTCCGAAGCACGGGCAGGGGCATCTCCTTTTCCGGGGTCAAGGAACGGGTTCTTGACGTCATGAAACGGACCCATCTTCTGGAAAAGATCGGCGAGGAAAATATCTATTCGACCCTTGAAGGAGCCATCAAAGGCCTGTACAACTCGGTTCATCCCCACGATGAGGACGGTTGTGCCTGTCCCCTGGTGAGCTACATCCCCAGAAACGGGGATCGTCAGACCAAACAGCCGGCCTGA
- a CDS encoding TetR/AcrR family transcriptional regulator: MSLKQNILESATRLFATNGFKNTSISAISRHSGAAEGTIFHHFKNKEDVFLCALNRAKGLIINEVDDKINNRQFDTGLEMVEAVINVYFYLSEAWGMELALLHRSHSYELASVNDACRTTIETIYNCFLNAISEGIIIGKQDGSIGDVAPSKTAVIIFGMLNGLLRFNAENIFPVHSLYFDILQACKKILANSCDEVQV, translated from the coding sequence ATGTCACTCAAGCAAAACATTTTGGAATCCGCGACCCGGCTTTTTGCCACCAACGGATTCAAAAATACATCCATTTCGGCAATCTCCCGGCATTCCGGGGCTGCGGAAGGAACTATCTTTCACCATTTCAAAAACAAGGAGGATGTTTTTTTGTGTGCCCTGAACAGGGCCAAGGGACTTATCATCAATGAAGTGGATGATAAGATCAACAACAGGCAGTTCGATACAGGTCTGGAAATGGTCGAGGCTGTCATCAATGTGTATTTTTACCTGTCCGAAGCATGGGGGATGGAACTTGCCCTGCTTCATCGCAGTCATTCGTACGAATTGGCTTCGGTGAACGATGCCTGTCGGACAACCATTGAAACCATTTACAATTGTTTCTTGAATGCAATAAGCGAGGGAATCATCATCGGCAAGCAAGACGGATCCATTGGTGATGTTGCTCCATCCAAGACTGCGGTCATTATTTTCGGGATGCTCAACGGCTTGTTGCGATTCAATGCGGAGAACATTTTCCCTGTGCATTCCCTGTATTTTGACATTTTACAGGCGTGCAAGAAAATTCTAGCCAACAGTTGTGACGAGGTGCAGGTATGA
- a CDS encoding HD domain-containing phosphohydrolase, with translation MKEKILFVDDEPNLLRGIKLVLRKKFTVDIAEGPLNGLKKFKSDGPYAVVISDLKMPGADGIDFLEQVRKISDETVRMLLTGYGDLDSAIEAVNRGQIFRFMNKPCPKETLIANLEAGVAQYRLIRAEKEVLKGTLRGTIRVLSNILSLVNPAAFGRGERIRGQMITLARELGLHGVWQYELAALLSQIGWVSVTSLGPDSHMDDQDMAPEVAVAVEKHPEAAAWLLSDIPRLEKVIDMIRLQKADFQPDQNIPIGAYMLRVCLDFDALKQQEMLTADAVDFMLKNAGLYHPEVLERFCRLVTTSRKQGVRSHKLKDLQEGWIFAEDLAVKGGGHLLIAKGHVVSQATLYRLKILSETYSLGDRYVSVYPPLFSDD, from the coding sequence ATGAAAGAAAAAATTCTCTTTGTCGATGACGAACCCAATCTGTTGCGCGGAATCAAGCTGGTACTGCGGAAAAAATTCACCGTGGATATTGCTGAAGGTCCCCTCAATGGATTGAAGAAATTCAAAAGTGACGGCCCCTACGCCGTGGTCATCTCGGACCTGAAAATGCCTGGGGCCGATGGCATTGATTTTCTGGAACAGGTGCGAAAGATTTCCGACGAGACCGTGCGCATGCTGCTGACCGGATACGGGGACCTTGACTCGGCCATAGAGGCCGTGAACCGGGGGCAGATTTTCAGGTTCATGAACAAGCCCTGTCCCAAGGAAACCCTGATTGCCAACCTGGAGGCCGGGGTGGCCCAGTATCGGCTGATACGGGCCGAAAAAGAGGTTCTCAAGGGAACCTTGCGGGGAACCATCCGTGTGCTTTCCAACATCCTTTCCCTGGTCAATCCAGCCGCCTTTGGCAGGGGAGAGCGCATTCGGGGACAGATGATCACCCTGGCCCGGGAACTCGGGCTGCACGGGGTCTGGCAATACGAATTGGCGGCATTGCTTTCCCAGATCGGCTGGGTTTCGGTGACCTCGCTTGGGCCTGACTCGCACATGGATGATCAGGACATGGCTCCCGAGGTGGCCGTGGCCGTGGAAAAGCATCCCGAGGCCGCGGCCTGGCTGCTTTCGGATATCCCGCGCCTTGAAAAGGTCATAGACATGATCCGATTGCAAAAGGCGGATTTTCAGCCGGATCAGAATATTCCCATTGGCGCCTATATGCTCAGGGTCTGTCTGGATTTCGATGCCCTGAAACAGCAGGAAATGCTCACTGCGGATGCCGTTGATTTCATGCTCAAGAATGCCGGACTCTACCACCCCGAGGTGCTTGAGCGTTTTTGCCGTCTGGTGACCACGTCCCGCAAGCAGGGGGTCCGTTCCCACAAGCTCAAGGATCTGCAGGAAGGTTGGATTTTTGCCGAGGACCTGGCCGTCAAGGGCGGGGGACATCTGCTCATTGCCAAGGGGCATGTGGTCAGCCAGGCCACCTTGTACCGCTTGAAGATTCTTTCGGAGACCTATTCCCTTGGCGACCGGTACGTCTCGGTATATCCCCCGCTTTTCAGCGATGACTAG
- a CDS encoding 4Fe-4S dicluster domain-containing protein encodes MTLSTLFWIAFALFIVGLGVTVSRWFIPSVLGTPSPYGAGSRVRAVLKGMLGSLVPCRLFALGRALVVDILFLRPLFRASKLRWVAHQLIFLPFVLLLIFHALAGVVTEHLFPDYQSTLNPFFMGREILGIMILAGVVLAVFRRYIIREHLLLSNGQDLFALVLLGVIMLSGIALEGMKMTSQTVFMDMVEEYAAIDTEDDPSELEALTAYWSEEFALVAHGPVTMSDAALTQGKALHEEYCASCHDANTSAFAGYAAARAMAPIAPVLDRMGMVSLLWYIHVLSCLLGLATLPLTKFLHILTTPLSLLTRSVMGPQSHPAALAVRQAMGPFACTHCGVCSQHCSAMVAARTLDNPLILPGEKMQYIKGRSPSRPIPPTARKQLAQGIFVCTSCARCFEVCPSGIDMATLWMDLRKHLLEAGDVPLALLSPLASVPALTRDTTLHQYMDKATSQGLARVQDNFESLMDPQAPLLLQEREDPDAASLSRNKTFSYCFVCQNCTTICPVVALYEHPQKELGMLPHQIMCSLGLGLTEMCSKSAMIWKCTTCYQCQEHCPQDVRIVDLFYRLKHAAVKNAESVHKPDRIRLD; translated from the coding sequence ATGACCCTTTCGACACTTTTCTGGATCGCGTTTGCCCTGTTCATCGTGGGCCTTGGCGTCACTGTTTCCCGCTGGTTCATTCCCTCCGTCCTGGGGACTCCATCTCCCTACGGGGCCGGAAGCCGTGTACGCGCCGTGCTCAAGGGAATGCTCGGCTCCCTTGTCCCTTGCAGACTCTTTGCCCTGGGCAGGGCGTTGGTGGTGGACATCCTGTTTCTGCGCCCCCTTTTCAGGGCCAGCAAACTGCGGTGGGTCGCCCATCAGCTCATCTTCCTTCCCTTTGTTCTTCTCCTCATCTTTCACGCCCTGGCCGGTGTGGTCACGGAACATCTTTTTCCCGACTACCAGTCAACCCTGAACCCCTTTTTCATGGGCCGGGAAATCCTGGGGATCATGATCCTTGCCGGGGTCGTTCTGGCCGTCTTTCGGCGATACATCATCCGGGAACACCTGCTTCTTTCCAATGGTCAGGATCTTTTTGCCCTGGTCCTCCTGGGGGTGATCATGCTTTCGGGGATCGCCCTGGAAGGCATGAAAATGACTTCCCAGACGGTTTTCATGGACATGGTGGAAGAGTATGCCGCCATTGACACCGAGGACGACCCTTCGGAACTGGAAGCCCTCACGGCCTATTGGAGCGAGGAGTTTGCCCTGGTTGCCCATGGACCGGTCACCATGTCCGACGCCGCCCTCACCCAGGGCAAGGCTCTGCACGAAGAATATTGTGCCTCCTGCCATGACGCCAACACCTCGGCATTTGCCGGATACGCCGCAGCCAGGGCCATGGCGCCCATCGCACCGGTTCTGGATCGCATGGGCATGGTTTCCCTGCTCTGGTATATCCATGTGCTTTCCTGTCTCCTCGGTCTGGCAACCCTTCCCTTGACCAAATTCCTGCATATCCTGACCACGCCCCTGAGCCTGCTGACCAGGTCGGTCATGGGTCCCCAGAGCCATCCGGCAGCCCTGGCCGTCCGCCAGGCCATGGGGCCTTTTGCCTGTACCCATTGCGGCGTCTGCAGTCAGCATTGTTCGGCCATGGTGGCGGCCAGGACTCTGGACAATCCCCTTATTCTGCCCGGTGAAAAAATGCAGTACATCAAGGGGCGTTCTCCCTCCAGACCCATCCCGCCTACAGCACGCAAACAGCTTGCCCAGGGCATTTTCGTCTGCACCAGTTGCGCCCGCTGTTTTGAGGTCTGTCCCTCGGGAATCGATATGGCCACCCTGTGGATGGACCTGCGCAAACATCTCCTTGAGGCCGGAGACGTTCCCCTGGCGCTCCTGTCCCCCCTGGCCAGTGTCCCGGCCCTGACCAGGGATACAACCCTGCACCAGTACATGGACAAGGCGACCAGCCAGGGCCTTGCCCGGGTTCAGGACAATTTTGAATCCCTCATGGACCCGCAGGCCCCCCTGCTCCTTCAGGAACGCGAAGATCCTGATGCAGCCAGCCTGTCCAGAAACAAAACCTTTTCCTATTGTTTTGTCTGCCAGAACTGCACCACCATCTGTCCGGTGGTGGCGTTGTATGAGCACCCCCAAAAGGAGCTGGGCATGCTCCCCCACCAGATCATGTGCTCCCTGGGGCTGGGGCTTACGGAAATGTGTTCCAAGTCGGCCATGATCTGGAAATGCACCACCTGCTATCAATGCCAGGAACATTGTCCCCAGGATGTACGTATTGTGGACCTGTTCTACCGTCTCAAGCATGCGGCCGTGAAAAATGCCGAATCCGTCCACAAACCGGATCGGATCAGGCTGGATTGA